The following are encoded together in the Gopherus evgoodei ecotype Sinaloan lineage chromosome 17, rGopEvg1_v1.p, whole genome shotgun sequence genome:
- the SUPT4H1 gene encoding transcription elongation factor SPT4 isoform X1 translates to MALETVPKDLRHLRACLLCSLVKTIDQFEYDGCDNCDAYLQMKGNREMVYDCTSSSFDGIIAMMSPEDSWVSKWQRVSNFKPGVYAVSVTGRLPQGIVRELKSRGVAYKSRDTAIKT, encoded by the exons ATGGCGCTGGAGACGGTGCCCAAGGATCTGCGGCATCTGCGGGcctgtctgctctgctccttGGTCAAG ACGATCGACCAGTTCGAGTATGACGGGTGCGATAACTGCGACGCCTACCTGCAGATGAAGGGCAACCGTGAGATGGTCTATGACTGCACCAGCTCCTCCTTTGATGG GATTATTGCTATGATGAGCCCTGAGGACAGCTGGGTCTCCAAGTGGCAGCGAGTCA GTAATTTCAAGCCTGGTGTGTATGCAGTGTCTGTAACTGGTCGTCTGCCCCAAG GGATTGTGCGGGAGCTGAAGAGCCGAGGTGTGGCCTACAAATCCCGAGACACAGCCATTAAAACCTGA
- the SUPT4H1 gene encoding transcription elongation factor SPT4 isoform X2 — MALETVPKDLRHLRACLLCSLVKTIDQFEYDGCDNCDAYLQMKGNREMVYDCTSSSFDGLLELWAPELDAVFNSGCTRAEYRCKITFLPPTQESSVYASQDRIITFCYSFPWQLVFS; from the exons ATGGCGCTGGAGACGGTGCCCAAGGATCTGCGGCATCTGCGGGcctgtctgctctgctccttGGTCAAG ACGATCGACCAGTTCGAGTATGACGGGTGCGATAACTGCGACGCCTACCTGCAGATGAAGGGCAACCGTGAGATGGTCTATGACTGCACCAGCTCCTCCTTTGATGG ccttcttgaattgtgggcaccagaactggacgcagtattCAACAGTGGTTGCACCAGGGCCGaatacagatgtaaaataacctttctacccCCCACTCAAGAAtcttctgtttatgcatcccaggatcgcattatcACTTTTTGCTACAGCTTCCCATGGCAGCTcgtattcagctga